Proteins co-encoded in one Acipenser ruthenus chromosome 3, fAciRut3.2 maternal haplotype, whole genome shotgun sequence genomic window:
- the LOC117435492 gene encoding transmembrane protein 108-like isoform X2, with product MKKSSQVLYRQLLSVLLILALTEELISAVQELTSQGPIKDLSVTGAMLNRSRATSSRISGSSVWQQNSSTKGNNLPNIQGHYATKLSVSGKIEPTPTTNLVEKKMITGLLQGISISHRSTREDVHESPHNSTLNAEHLKEKMPELDIDGPTGSPQPYFTTELQPSSSTRMLVDHSLDSPDLSGIRAITLRELSQIFNVSIANGLTSAGQGGSSEVPSQEWTETLVLSVSPTILLVLPETASVPFGSPTDNDILTLSSSLTEQLPGKSLIFATPTWNEPPSSQWPQSLSKEQANISSTALESDTQTSTTFSGTVMNTNLDDMVSWNGTFATTTESDSTATGNFLNRQVPAVTKGPGLPGNHSHVTEVDKPHQRATICLSKVDIVWIILAISVLISSCFLLTVCCMRRKKKTSNPENNLSYWNNAITMDYFNRHAVELTREITSLGTAEDHEPCSPPNGDYTESGMVLVNPFCQDTLFTNTEHVSEI from the exons GTGTTCTACTGATCCTGGCACTGACAGAAGAGCTGATATCTGCTGTACAGGAACTGACATCTCAGGGACCCATCAAAGACCTCTCTGTCACTGGGGCAATGTTGAACAGGTCTAGAGCTACTTCCTCCAGAATATCAGGAAGTTCAGTCTGGCAACAAAACTCCAGCACAAAAGGAAACAACTTGCCAAATATCCAGGGACACTATGCCACTAAACTGTCAGTCTCTGGCAAAATTgaacccaccccaactaccaaccttgtggaaaaaaaaatgatcacaGGCCTTCTCCAGGGTATTTCTATCAGTCATCGCAGCACAAGAGAGGATGTCCATGAGTCCCCCCACAACAGTACTTTAAATGcagaacatttaaaagaaaagatGCCCGAGTTGGATATAGATGGGCCCACTGGATCCCCACAGCCTTACTTTACCACCGAACTGCAGCCTTCCTCTTCAACAAGAATGCTTGTCGATCATTCTTTGGATAGTCCTGACCTTTCTGGCATCCGTGCCATTACTTTGCGGGAATTATCACAAATCTTTAATGTCTCAATTGCCAATGGCCTTACAAGCGCAGGGCAAGGTGGAAGCTCAGAGGTCCCCTCGCAAGAGTGGACAGAGACACTGGTCCTTTCTGTCTCACCAACCATCCTATTGGTTCTGCCTGAGACAGCATCGGTGCCTTTTGGTTCCCCCACTGACAATGATATCTTAACTTTAAGCAGCTCTTTGACTGAGCAACTGCCAGGTAAATCCTTAATATTTGCAACTCCCACATGGAATGAGCCCCCATCCTCACAATGGCCTCAGAGTCTCTCTAAAGAACAGGCTAATATTTCATCAACTGCATTGGAGAGTGATACACAGACAAGCACGACTTTCAGTGGCACTGTAATGAACACAAATTTGGATGACATGGTATCATGGAATGGGACCTTTGCCACCACTACGGAATCTGATTCCACGGCAACAGGGAACTTCCTGAATAGACAGGTGCCTGCAGTGACCAAGGGGCCTGGACTTCCTGGTAACCACTCCCATGTGACTGAAGTGGACAAGCCTCATCAGAGGGCCACGATCTGTCTCAGCAAAGTGGACATTGTGTGGATTATTTTGGCCATCAGTGTCCTCATTTCATCCTGTT TCTTATTAACTGTGTGCTGCATGAGGAGGAAGAAGAAAACCTCAAACCCAGAAAACAACCTGAGCTACTGGAACAATGCTATCACTATGGATTACTTCAACAGACATGCCGTCGAGCTGACCAGAGAAATCACATCTCTAGGAACTGCAGAG GACCATGAGCCTTGCTCCCCTCCGAATGGTGATTACACAGAGAGTGGGATGGTCCTTGTCAACCCTTTCTGTCAGGATACCCTTTTTACCAACACTGAACACGTATCTGAAATATAG
- the LOC117435492 gene encoding transmembrane protein 108-like isoform X1 translates to MKKSSQVLYRQLLSVLLILALTEELISAVQELTSQGPIKDLSVTGAMLNRSRATSSRISGSSVWQQNSSTKGNNLPNIQGHYATKLSVSGKIEPTPTTNLVEKKMITGLLQGISISHRSTREDVHESPHNSTLNAEHLKEKMPELDIDGPTGSPQPYFTTELQPSSSTRMLVDHSLDSPDLSGIRAITLRELSQIFNVSIANGLTSAGQGGSSEVPSQEWTETLVLSVSPTILLVLPETASVPFGSPTDNDILTLSSSLTEQLPGKSLIFATPTWNEPPSSQWPQSLSKEQANISSTALESDTQTSTTFSGTVMNTNLDDMVSWNGTFATTTESDSTATGNFLNRQVPAVTKGPGLPGNHSHVTEVDKPHQRATICLSKVDIVWIILAISVLISSCSVLLTVCCMRRKKKTSNPENNLSYWNNAITMDYFNRHAVELTREITSLGTAEDHEPCSPPNGDYTESGMVLVNPFCQDTLFTNTEHVSEI, encoded by the exons GTGTTCTACTGATCCTGGCACTGACAGAAGAGCTGATATCTGCTGTACAGGAACTGACATCTCAGGGACCCATCAAAGACCTCTCTGTCACTGGGGCAATGTTGAACAGGTCTAGAGCTACTTCCTCCAGAATATCAGGAAGTTCAGTCTGGCAACAAAACTCCAGCACAAAAGGAAACAACTTGCCAAATATCCAGGGACACTATGCCACTAAACTGTCAGTCTCTGGCAAAATTgaacccaccccaactaccaaccttgtggaaaaaaaaatgatcacaGGCCTTCTCCAGGGTATTTCTATCAGTCATCGCAGCACAAGAGAGGATGTCCATGAGTCCCCCCACAACAGTACTTTAAATGcagaacatttaaaagaaaagatGCCCGAGTTGGATATAGATGGGCCCACTGGATCCCCACAGCCTTACTTTACCACCGAACTGCAGCCTTCCTCTTCAACAAGAATGCTTGTCGATCATTCTTTGGATAGTCCTGACCTTTCTGGCATCCGTGCCATTACTTTGCGGGAATTATCACAAATCTTTAATGTCTCAATTGCCAATGGCCTTACAAGCGCAGGGCAAGGTGGAAGCTCAGAGGTCCCCTCGCAAGAGTGGACAGAGACACTGGTCCTTTCTGTCTCACCAACCATCCTATTGGTTCTGCCTGAGACAGCATCGGTGCCTTTTGGTTCCCCCACTGACAATGATATCTTAACTTTAAGCAGCTCTTTGACTGAGCAACTGCCAGGTAAATCCTTAATATTTGCAACTCCCACATGGAATGAGCCCCCATCCTCACAATGGCCTCAGAGTCTCTCTAAAGAACAGGCTAATATTTCATCAACTGCATTGGAGAGTGATACACAGACAAGCACGACTTTCAGTGGCACTGTAATGAACACAAATTTGGATGACATGGTATCATGGAATGGGACCTTTGCCACCACTACGGAATCTGATTCCACGGCAACAGGGAACTTCCTGAATAGACAGGTGCCTGCAGTGACCAAGGGGCCTGGACTTCCTGGTAACCACTCCCATGTGACTGAAGTGGACAAGCCTCATCAGAGGGCCACGATCTGTCTCAGCAAAGTGGACATTGTGTGGATTATTTTGGCCATCAGTGTCCTCATTTCATCCTGTT CAGTCTTATTAACTGTGTGCTGCATGAGGAGGAAGAAGAAAACCTCAAACCCAGAAAACAACCTGAGCTACTGGAACAATGCTATCACTATGGATTACTTCAACAGACATGCCGTCGAGCTGACCAGAGAAATCACATCTCTAGGAACTGCAGAG GACCATGAGCCTTGCTCCCCTCCGAATGGTGATTACACAGAGAGTGGGATGGTCCTTGTCAACCCTTTCTGTCAGGATACCCTTTTTACCAACACTGAACACGTATCTGAAATATAG